A single window of Anaerocolumna chitinilytica DNA harbors:
- a CDS encoding rhomboid family intramembrane serine protease, whose amino-acid sequence MSFLNKLERKFGRYAIHNLMLYVSILYATGFIINQINPQFYDEYLMLDIGKLLEGQVWRIITFLIQPQFSNLLFAAIGIYFYYMIGSALENAWGAFRFNLYYLSGLLLNVLAMLVFYLVKGYSQPLGMEYINYAMFLAFATLYPNTQILFFFIIPIKIKYLAYLDAVFIMIQLVQAILSGQYFLAIAIVLALGNFLLYFFSSRNYRRFSPGEVKRKRQFKSQVRSGEKGNNVVDFNGRRQITRHKCAVCGRTELDDENLEFRFCSKCDGNYEYCMDHLFTHEHVKKP is encoded by the coding sequence ATGAGTTTCTTGAATAAACTGGAACGAAAGTTCGGCAGATATGCAATCCACAATTTAATGCTTTATGTATCAATCCTTTATGCAACTGGTTTTATTATTAATCAGATAAATCCTCAGTTTTACGATGAGTATTTAATGCTTGATATTGGGAAACTGTTGGAGGGACAGGTATGGAGAATTATTACCTTTCTAATTCAGCCGCAGTTTAGCAATCTCTTATTTGCCGCTATCGGTATCTACTTTTATTATATGATTGGCTCGGCTTTAGAGAATGCATGGGGAGCTTTTCGCTTTAACCTGTATTATCTGAGTGGCTTACTGCTGAATGTATTAGCAATGCTGGTATTCTACTTGGTTAAGGGTTACAGCCAGCCTCTTGGTATGGAGTATATTAATTATGCTATGTTCTTAGCTTTTGCCACTTTGTATCCGAATACCCAGATTCTCTTTTTCTTTATCATACCTATAAAGATTAAATATCTGGCTTATCTGGATGCCGTTTTTATCATGATACAGTTAGTACAGGCTATTCTTTCTGGACAGTATTTTCTGGCCATCGCCATTGTATTAGCTCTTGGTAATTTTCTGCTGTATTTCTTCTCCAGCAGAAATTATAGAAGGTTCTCACCTGGTGAGGTTAAGCGTAAAAGGCAGTTTAAGAGCCAGGTAAGAAGTGGTGAAAAAGGCAATAATGTTGTGGATTTTAATGGAAGAAGGCAGATAACCCGTCATAAGTGTGCTGTCTGCGGAAGAACTGAACTGGACGATGAGAACCTGGAGTTCAGGTTCTGCTCCAAGTGTGATGGAAACTATGAATATTGCATGGATCATTTATTTACGCATGAACATGTAAAAAAACCCTAA